Genomic DNA from Pedobacter africanus:
GTACTTGCGAAACTAATGGTACTTGAATATTCTGCGTCGTCTTTGTTCCGCCAACTCCATCAATGGCAGGCGACTCAGAGTGGAGAGCCCAAAGAAATATCGGAGCTAGAGCAACTTGTTGAGGACAAAGACATTGCATCGATTGTTTCCAACTATAAGGATTGGTCAGTCCCGGAAGTTGTTCAATGGATAGCCGCATCGCCGAAACTTACAGGAATAGACCTGAGGGATTATTACTGGATTTCCAGAGATCAGCTCAGTTCATCAATTAGCGGATCATCTTTGGTGCCAACATTTTTAAGAATTCTTGCAAGGAGTCTTTTGGATCATGGTTCAGGAACGATACTCAAAGATATAGCTGATAATAAAGTGAAAACTGTCCTTACAGCAACAGAAAGAGAAACACTTTTTTCCCTGATCGAAAAAGAAATTGTTAAATCACCAGAAAACACGACGTATCATAAAGTCTTTATTCAGTTCATTGAATCCGAGGTGATAGGCGCAATAGATGCTTACGAAAGATTGCTGATCAAAATTGACCATGACAAGGTGCCATTCAGCTTGGGCTCTCTCTATAAACTCGCGGAAAGAAAGAACGCTGAAATTGCGAGAATCTACAAGCTATTTAAAGGTACATCTGGAATTTACAAAGCCATACATAGAAAAAAATAATATGGGAACAACACAAAGAATAGTACCGGGTATCACTGGCCAGCCAAATTGGGGGTCTTTGAATAATGCTATTACCAGGATTGCAAAAACTGTTGAAGAAGAGCATGAATCAGGCCAGGAGGCTGAAGATGGTCAAGAGCAACAGGAAGTTGCGGAGGAAGATGCTAAAAAATATCAGAGGATTATTAATAGAAGAAAAGCCAATCTAAGGTCCTCTCTAAATAATCTTGTCCGTACTGGAGGCGGCGCCTCGAATATTAGCAAGGGGGGCTCTGCTTCAATGGGCCGGGCTGGCAGGGCGACTGCGACAAAATTTACTACTGTATTTACCGACATCAAGGAAAAAGGACTCGATCAAACTCTTACTGATCTTGGATTTGATCTTCAGGGAAAAAGTTACGAATCTGTAATGGATTTTCTTTTGATCTATTGTTCATCTGGAGATGCCGGTATGGATGAAACAGCTGCAAACAAGGCGTTTTCTGAACTTACAGAAATCATAGCGGAACAAACAGGTGAAGATCTCGATGCGTTTGAAGCCTATATTTCCCAAAATGTCGATGGTGAAGGCCTGACTGAGCTCTTGTGTACGTTTTTGGGGCTATATATTTTTGAGCACCTTTCCCAGCGCTTCCAGGAGAAAATTACGCAGGCTAAGGGAGAGGAGATTAGTAAAGAAACTTTCAGAATTATTAAGGAGGATATCTTGGCGCAAGTGAAACTGTTGGATGATGAAAAAAAGGTTTCCAACATTGATTGGCGAGGTCCGGAAGGCTCTGCAGCAATTGAAGAGATTTTTGAATCCATTTTAACTATTATATCTGATGGGAATTAGTATAAATGTTGGCTCGGCATCCTATGATGCTGGAGAGCTTAAGATAATTTTAGATGGTGGGGCATTTGGCAACGCCATTGTTAAGTCGAACTTTGGCGGACTTTTACCTTTTGCTAATACAGCAAGTCCCGAAGCGGTTGATTTTTTTATGTTGTCGGCTGCAGTTTATGGTATTGACCGAATGGTGGTACGTAGGCCTAATTCAGTAGATGGCTGGTCTAGGGACTTGGAAGTAGTCTTTCCAGTTACAGACTTAACAAAATGGAACACTTTGGCTGTGGAAATATCCGCAATGCTTTCGTTTCTCACCGGGGATTATTGGAAGGTATCTTTTTCACAATCCACATTGCAATTACCAGGGGAGGAAATGGATGTCATCTATCAGCCGGAATTTGCTCATGTTAATCTTTTCTCTGGCGGACTTGATTCACTTATTGGAGCAATTCGGTTTTTAGAAGAAAATCCGGACAGAAATCTTTTGGTAATCTCCCATTATGATTCACAGATGAAGGGACCAAAAGGAGACCAAGTAGATTTGCTTAATATGTTACACATTAGGTATGGTGATCGGTTGGTCGCTGTGCCATCGGTTAAGGTTGAACTTGACAGGCCTGGAAAAAAGGAAACAACTTTTCGTTCAAGGTCTATTCTTTTTATTGGAATGGCTGGAATAGTAGCAGATAGCATGAGCCTTGACCTGAAAGTGCCAGAAAATGGAAGTGTATCGTTGAACTATCCTCTTAGCCCATCCCGCAGAAGCGCGTGTAGTACTCGGACAACACATCCCCGGATTCTTGATTCCGTTAAGTTGATTTGGAGCATCCTTGGATTATCTTCTGCTATTGAAAACCCATTCGAATTTGAAACCAAAGGAGAAATGGTTGAATCTATTGATGGTATTGATGATAGTATTGATGAAATGATCTTACGGTCCAATTCATGTGGAAAACGTAGACATGATGAGAGAAAAGCCAATCCAGAAGCTAAACATTGTGGGGTTTGTATGCCATGTGTTTACAGAAGAGCGGCCTTAATAGCTGCTGGTCTCGACGAGGAAGACGATTACGGCGACAACATTAAGGATCTTAACTTCAGAACAAAGAAAGGTCAGGATATCGGTGCATGTATTGAGTTTTTGGCGACTCAATTATCGGAAAGAGACATTAGAAAAGAATTGATCGTCAATGGAATAAGCGATGTTTCCAAGCTTGATCAATACACCGATCTGATTGTGCGTACAAGAACCGAATTAAAAGAGTTATTTTTGACAATAGGAAGCCAAACTGTAAAAAATAGACTTGATGATTGATGCGCACTGCCATATTGATCTTTATCCTAATCCGGAGGAAATACTCAGTTATTGCAATAGCAAGGATATAACAGTGATCGCAATGACAAATTTGCCAAGCCATTTTGAAATGGGATTTCAGCATATTAGAGAATATAAAAGAATCAGAATGGCCCTCGGAATGCACCCGTTGTATGCATCTGAACATGAAAGAGAGTATCAGAAATTCATTGATAACTTCGATAAAACCTCATATATCGGTGAGATCGGACTAGATTATTCTAATGAAGGATATCATACAAAAACAATACAGATGCAATCTTTTAGAAAGATTCTTCAACTGGTATGTGACAAACCGAAAATTTTGAGTATTCACTCAAGAAGGGCCGAGGAGGAAGTATTTAATGAACTTATTTTTCATAATATTAAAGCCGCAATTTTTCACTGGTATTCTGGATCAATATCACTGATAGAAGATATCGCAAAAGCGGGCTATTTCTTTTCGATTAATCCTGCAATGGTTCAATCTCCAAATGGACAGAAAATAATAGCCAAAATTCCGGCAGCCAGTATTCTGACAGAATCTGATGGCCCCTTTATAGAATATAAAAAGCAGACAGTCATGCCCGGCGATGTTATAATTGTAGAGGAATATCTAGCTAAAACACACCAAAAAACCAGGCAAGTAATTAGTGAACAGATTCGTAGCAATTTTAAAAGTATTGTTTCTTTGATAAAAGTATGAGTACTAGTGTAACTAATATCGAGGTAATTATAGACGAAACTGCTGCAGGCGTTGCGATATTTGAGAGATTTTCCCATATTGAGATTAATAAAGGGGAACTTTTTAAATATGCTGTTATGCATTTAGAAGTGCCGCCGCATATTAAAGAGTCGGACTTTGATTATTTACAAGGTAAAGTTCCAGCTATGGAGGCTATACAATTAGAATTTATTGAGTTTACTGGAGATACCATATATAATCTCTCAAAGGACGATAGAAATATCACATCAATTTCTGAACTGGTTGGTGTAGCTCTTGGTTTGAAGTACTCAACGCTTATTCTAAATACGAACCCAAATAAATTCAAGAAAATTGGAAAGCCGGTAAAAGGAAAGTATTTAGACTATTCAACTGTGTTAAATTCGAAGGAGTATGAGGTAGAGACTAAAGGCACAATAAAAAAACATCATTCTGCGATGAAGAATGATATTATTAACAAAAAAACGAACACCTCTTTAAAGGCAGTGCATTTGAGATATGGGGTAATATCTAAATTGAAGAGAATTGGTGAGCCTGGCAAGTCAAAATGTATAATTTTGGATGATCCTCCGCAAGATATAATTGCGAATGAAGATGAAATCTTCAAAACACAACTATGGGCATACGCGTCATTTCTTAGTTATATTTTAGATTCAAAATATTACAACAGGTACGTAAAGCCTTTAGCTAAGAATCGGCTTCGAAGCGTTCGAATTAATAACAAAAAGTTTTTTACAAAATATTCATTTAATGGCAATCTCTATTACGGAGAATGTTTGATTATAGGTTAATTAAGGAAAATGTTGATTCTGTAGCAAATGAAGCAGATGCATTTGATGTACTTACTAATAAGGTAGGAAAAATTAAATTCTTCATTGGAATCGAAGAAATATTGATAAACGCGATAAATAATAGAGACAATAAATATTTGGCGGAGTATAATTCTGAAACGACATTTTGTTCAAGAATCAAGTTCATATATGTTTCTTGGTAAAGATGGTATTCTGATCGTAAAATCGGTTGATGGAGAAAATGGTCAACTTGAGGAACTATTTCCAGAAAATGAAATTAAACAGCGTTTAAAGCTTTACTCAAACTTCCTTAAATACTTAAGCCATAAATGTGGAGCACCTTGTCAAACCAAATCAATTTATGGCAAACCCTGTGAAAAATTGACTTACCGGAAGTATTGCCATTATCACCGATAGAACAATCTTCAGATTTATATTGTTGTTTCTGAATTATATTAGGTAAATAAAAATGAATTCGAGCTAAAAAGGCAAGTTCAACAATACCTGTAATAACAGGTAGTAAAAATCGAAAAGCTCGAACTTCGATTTTACTGGATATACCTTTATCTAGAAAACAAAGTCATTTCATATTACGTTAATAAATTTTATGACTGACGTGCACTCCAAAGAAACCCGTTCATATAACATGAGCAAAATAAAAGGGAAGGACACTAAACCTGAACTTTTGGTACGTAAATTTCTTCATAAAAAAGGATTCCGCTATCGTATTCATGTAAAGGATCTTCCTGGTAAACCGGATATTGTTTTACCAAAATACAAAACTGTGATTTTCGTTCATGGCTGCTTCTGGCATGGTCATGAAGGGTGC
This window encodes:
- the qatC gene encoding Qat anti-phage system QueC-like protein QatC, whose translation is MGISINVGSASYDAGELKIILDGGAFGNAIVKSNFGGLLPFANTASPEAVDFFMLSAAVYGIDRMVVRRPNSVDGWSRDLEVVFPVTDLTKWNTLAVEISAMLSFLTGDYWKVSFSQSTLQLPGEEMDVIYQPEFAHVNLFSGGLDSLIGAIRFLEENPDRNLLVISHYDSQMKGPKGDQVDLLNMLHIRYGDRLVAVPSVKVELDRPGKKETTFRSRSILFIGMAGIVADSMSLDLKVPENGSVSLNYPLSPSRRSACSTRTTHPRILDSVKLIWSILGLSSAIENPFEFETKGEMVESIDGIDDSIDEMILRSNSCGKRRHDERKANPEAKHCGVCMPCVYRRAALIAAGLDEEDDYGDNIKDLNFRTKKGQDIGACIEFLATQLSERDIRKELIVNGISDVSKLDQYTDLIVRTRTELKELFLTIGSQTVKNRLDD
- a CDS encoding very short patch repair endonuclease → MTDVHSKETRSYNMSKIKGKDTKPELLVRKFLHKKGFRYRIHVKDLPGKPDIVLPKYKTVIFVHGCFWHGHEGCRYYVIPKTRTDWWLKKINGNIAKDLKSRQSLIISGWKVIEIWECDLKKATIDSTLTSLLSLLI
- the qatD gene encoding Qat anti-phage system TatD family nuclease QatD, whose amino-acid sequence is MIDAHCHIDLYPNPEEILSYCNSKDITVIAMTNLPSHFEMGFQHIREYKRIRMALGMHPLYASEHEREYQKFIDNFDKTSYIGEIGLDYSNEGYHTKTIQMQSFRKILQLVCDKPKILSIHSRRAEEEVFNELIFHNIKAAIFHWYSGSISLIEDIAKAGYFFSINPAMVQSPNGQKIIAKIPAASILTESDGPFIEYKKQTVMPGDVIIVEEYLAKTHQKTRQVISEQIRSNFKSIVSLIKV